Below is a window of Flavobacterium sp. CFS9 DNA.
CATTCAGTTTGGGCAATTTATTGTAGGTATATTGCTTGCCCGAATTTTATTGCCGGAAGATTTTGGAGTAATTGGAATGTTAGCCATTTTTATAGCCCTGTCACAGACTTTTGTAGAAAGTGGTTTGGGAACAGGTTTAATTCAGCGTCAGGATAGAACAGATCTTGATTTTTCGACTGTATTTGTTTTTAATTTAGTGATTAGTTGTTTTTTCTATGCATTGTTATTTTTTTCAGCGCCTTATATATCGACATTTTTTAATCAGCCGCAATTAATTAATTTACTACGAGTATTCGGTTTAACTCTAATTTTAAATGCTTTTGCAGTAGTTCAGCGAACAAAATTGACAATTGCAATTGATTTCAAATCCATAGCCAAAAGCAATGTAATAGGTATGATTATTGGAGGAGTTTGTGGAGTAGCAGCAGCCATAAACGGTTATGGAGTCTGGTCATTGGTTATCCAAATGCTTTTAGGGACTTTTAGTACGTCTTTATCTTTATGGTTTTTAAGTAATTGGGTGCCTTCTGTTTCCTTTTCAAAAAAATCATTCAGGTCATTATTTGGTTATGGTTCAAGCTTGTTAATGGCAGGTCTGTATGCTCAAATTCTTAATAATACCTATAATATTTGTCTGGGAAAATTTTATTCTCCTGCATCATTAGGATATTATACAAGAGCTAAAAGTTTTGCCGATTTATCAGCAGGAACTATTGTTAGCATCGTTCAGCAAGCCACGTTTCCTGTCCTTACCACGGTTCAAAATGACAGAGAAAGATTGGTTTCTATTTATAGCAGAATGATTCGTATGTCAGCTTTTTTTATTATTCCGCTAATGACACTTATTGCTTTACTGGCAAAACCAATTGTGATAGTATTGCTTACTGAAAAATGGATTTCTCTGATCCCGCTTTTGCAGTGGATGGTTTTTGCCCGTATTTTTCTTCCGATGAGCGCAATTAATATGAACTTATTAAACGCAGTAGGTCGTTCAGATTTATTCTTAAAAGTTGATTTGTCAAAATTACCTTTAACGATATTAGCGATGATAATTACA
It encodes the following:
- a CDS encoding lipopolysaccharide biosynthesis protein, translated to MHNSSLKSTAIKGIFWSAVDKFAIQFGQFIVGILLARILLPEDFGVIGMLAIFIALSQTFVESGLGTGLIQRQDRTDLDFSTVFVFNLVISCFFYALLFFSAPYISTFFNQPQLINLLRVFGLTLILNAFAVVQRTKLTIAIDFKSIAKSNVIGMIIGGVCGVAAAINGYGVWSLVIQMLLGTFSTSLSLWFLSNWVPSVSFSKKSFRSLFGYGSSLLMAGLYAQILNNTYNICLGKFYSPASLGYYTRAKSFADLSAGTIVSIVQQATFPVLTTVQNDRERLVSIYSRMIRMSAFFIIPLMTLIALLAKPIVIVLLTEKWISLIPLLQWMVFARIFLPMSAINMNLLNAVGRSDLFLKVDLSKLPLTILAMIITIPLGVKAIIIGHVITSGLSFIINAYLPGKFYGYGAIKQLKDMSSFFLAALGMAILVFTITYFVNNLILQLLLGVVFGTATYLFTCWLLKLEELKEVLQLFLSLKSKILKF